One stretch of Malus domestica chromosome 14, GDT2T_hap1 DNA includes these proteins:
- the LOC103455220 gene encoding peroxisomal membrane protein PEX14 isoform X1 — translation MADKEQNPAGIAQPTTEGQQNAGDEPPKQSSTPSVFVNSEPMREEQVQNAVKFLSHPKVRGSPVVYRRSFLEKKGLTKEEIDEAFRRVPDPPSGTQATIGNQADGQVKTSSNVQAQNTTQTLQPSAAAPTKAISPVGTLTGYRFRWSHAIVAVGVLTLSGCGAAVLIKKSFIPRLKAWIRKVVLEDENDVKNKVDAKPSLAEEAAAAAKTAAAAASDVAKVSQEMLNSKTEERKYFVELMSLLDVQVQEMKSMSNSIRKLEGETKASRTSLVDHEDNRIAITNSKQQYVNGKAEYDVRSVQSSSAAASVEPAPHPKSYMDIMAMVQRGEKPPNVKDIDDFLPNPNQQLSNPRLAPRAKPWEVGQAQNNPSQALQSQVSGDSLNSSIQDNGLNYQSNGDSTVPWWQQQQQKNSRITEIENEVNGGSYGVRTSEQPVQRTWVPPQPPPVAMAAAAEAIRRPKPSVQKEQLGNDLPIAHPSEATNGPSDGADELQRVTKLAESGGESEQINGSSPLNSTTEIQEEEVSR, via the exons ATGGCGGACAAAGAGCAGAACCCAG CAGGGATTGCTCAACCCACAACTGAGGGTCAGCAAAATGCTGGGGATGAGCCCCCCAAGCAAAGCTCTACACCGTCGGTGTTTGTGAATTCCGAACCAATGAGGGAGGAACAAGTGCAAAATGCTGTTAAATTCCTTTCGCACCCGAAAGTTAGGGGCTCTCCTGTTGTTTACAGACGGTCTTTTCTCGAGAAGAAGGGGCTCACAAAAGAAGAGATTGACGAAGCATTTCGGCGTGTGCCT GACCCACCTTCAGGTACGCAGGCAACTATCGGAAATCAAG CAGATGGACAGGTGAAGACATCGTCAAATGTTCAGGCACAAAATACAACTCAAACTTTGCAGCCTTCCGCCGCTGCTCCCACTAAAGCAATTTCCCCTGTGGGTACGTTAACTGGGTATAGATTTCGCTGGTCTCATGCCATTGTTGCTGTAGGAGTACTGACACTTTCTGGTTGTGGAGCAGCTGTACTAATTAAG AAATCTTTTATTCCTAGATTGAAGGCTTGGATACGCAAGGTTGTATTGGAAGATGAGAATGATGTTAAGAATAAAGTTGACGCGAAACCAAGTTTGGCAGAAGAAGCTGCGGCAGCTGCTAAAACAGCCGCAGCCGCAGCATCAGATGTGGCAAAAGTAAGCCAGGAAATGCTGAATTCTAAGACTGAAG AGAGGAAATACTTCGTGGAACTCATGAGTTTGTTGGATGTGCAAGTGCAAGAAATGAAGTCAATGAGTAATTCCATACGGAAATTGGAAG GAGAAACAAAAGCCTCGAGAACCTCTCTTGTTGATCATGAAGACAATCGCATCGCTATCACAAATTCAAAG CAACAGTATGTGAATGGCAAGGCAGAGTATGACGTGCGCTCag TGCAATCTTCCTCAGCTGCTGCATCTGTGGAACCAGCACCTCATCCAAAGTCTTATATGGAT ATCATGGCCATGGTACAAAGAGGGGAGAAACCTCCTAATGTCAAA GACATTGATGATTTTCTCCCGAACCCTAATCAGCAACTATCAAATCCTCGCTTGGCACCTAGAGCTAAG CCTTGGGAAGTTGGTCAGGCCCAAAACAACCCGAGCCAAGCGCTTCAATCTCAAGTAAGCGGTGACAGTTTGAATTCCAGCATTCAGGACAATGGGCTCAATTATCAGTCAAACGGTGACAGTACAGTGCCGTGgtggcagcagcagcagcagaaaaATTCCAGAATCACTGAGATAGAAAATGAAGTCAATGGAGGGTCGTATGGTGTACGAACTAGTGAGCAACCGGTTCAGCGTACATGGGTTCCTCCCCAGCCACCCCCTGTTGCAATGGCAGCAGCAGCTGAAGCTATCCGACGGCCAAAACCATCAGTGCAGAAAGAACAGCTGGGTAACGATCTGCCCATTGCACACCCATCAGAAGCGACCAATGGCCCATCAGACGGGGCGGATGAGTTGCAGAGGGTAACAAAATTAGCTGAATCTGGAGGTGAATCGGAGCAAATCAATGGGAGTTCACCGCTGAACTCTACTACCGAGATACAAGAAGAGGAAGTGAGCCGTTAA
- the LOC103455220 gene encoding peroxisomal membrane protein PEX14 isoform X8: MADKEQNPGIAQPTTEGQQNAGDEPPKQSSTPSVFVNSEPMREEQVQNAVKFLSHPKVRGSPVVYRRSFLEKKGLTKEEIDEAFRRVPDPPSGTQATIGNQDGQVKTSSNVQAQNTTQTLQPSAAAPTKAISPVGTLTGYRFRWSHAIVAVGVLTLSGCGAAVLIKKSFIPRLKAWIRKVVLEDENDVKNKVDAKPSLAEEAAAAAKTAAAAASDVAKVSQEMLNSKTEERKYFVELMSLLDVQVQEMKSMSNSIRKLEGETKASRTSLVDHEDNRIAITNSKQQYVNGKAEYDVRSAAASVEPAPHPKSYMDIMAMVQRGEKPPNVKDIDDFLPNPNQQLSNPRLAPRAKPWEVGQAQNNPSQALQSQVSGDSLNSSIQDNGLNYQSNGDSTVPWWQQQQQKNSRITEIENEVNGGSYGVRTSEQPVQRTWVPPQPPPVAMAAAAEAIRRPKPSVQKEQLGNDLPIAHPSEATNGPSDGADELQRVTKLAESGGESEQINGSSPLNSTTEIQEEEVSR, translated from the exons ATGGCGGACAAAGAGCAGAACCCAG GGATTGCTCAACCCACAACTGAGGGTCAGCAAAATGCTGGGGATGAGCCCCCCAAGCAAAGCTCTACACCGTCGGTGTTTGTGAATTCCGAACCAATGAGGGAGGAACAAGTGCAAAATGCTGTTAAATTCCTTTCGCACCCGAAAGTTAGGGGCTCTCCTGTTGTTTACAGACGGTCTTTTCTCGAGAAGAAGGGGCTCACAAAAGAAGAGATTGACGAAGCATTTCGGCGTGTGCCT GACCCACCTTCAGGTACGCAGGCAACTATCGGAAATCAAG ATGGACAGGTGAAGACATCGTCAAATGTTCAGGCACAAAATACAACTCAAACTTTGCAGCCTTCCGCCGCTGCTCCCACTAAAGCAATTTCCCCTGTGGGTACGTTAACTGGGTATAGATTTCGCTGGTCTCATGCCATTGTTGCTGTAGGAGTACTGACACTTTCTGGTTGTGGAGCAGCTGTACTAATTAAG AAATCTTTTATTCCTAGATTGAAGGCTTGGATACGCAAGGTTGTATTGGAAGATGAGAATGATGTTAAGAATAAAGTTGACGCGAAACCAAGTTTGGCAGAAGAAGCTGCGGCAGCTGCTAAAACAGCCGCAGCCGCAGCATCAGATGTGGCAAAAGTAAGCCAGGAAATGCTGAATTCTAAGACTGAAG AGAGGAAATACTTCGTGGAACTCATGAGTTTGTTGGATGTGCAAGTGCAAGAAATGAAGTCAATGAGTAATTCCATACGGAAATTGGAAG GAGAAACAAAAGCCTCGAGAACCTCTCTTGTTGATCATGAAGACAATCGCATCGCTATCACAAATTCAAAG CAACAGTATGTGAATGGCAAGGCAGAGTATGACGTGCGCTCag CTGCTGCATCTGTGGAACCAGCACCTCATCCAAAGTCTTATATGGAT ATCATGGCCATGGTACAAAGAGGGGAGAAACCTCCTAATGTCAAA GACATTGATGATTTTCTCCCGAACCCTAATCAGCAACTATCAAATCCTCGCTTGGCACCTAGAGCTAAG CCTTGGGAAGTTGGTCAGGCCCAAAACAACCCGAGCCAAGCGCTTCAATCTCAAGTAAGCGGTGACAGTTTGAATTCCAGCATTCAGGACAATGGGCTCAATTATCAGTCAAACGGTGACAGTACAGTGCCGTGgtggcagcagcagcagcagaaaaATTCCAGAATCACTGAGATAGAAAATGAAGTCAATGGAGGGTCGTATGGTGTACGAACTAGTGAGCAACCGGTTCAGCGTACATGGGTTCCTCCCCAGCCACCCCCTGTTGCAATGGCAGCAGCAGCTGAAGCTATCCGACGGCCAAAACCATCAGTGCAGAAAGAACAGCTGGGTAACGATCTGCCCATTGCACACCCATCAGAAGCGACCAATGGCCCATCAGACGGGGCGGATGAGTTGCAGAGGGTAACAAAATTAGCTGAATCTGGAGGTGAATCGGAGCAAATCAATGGGAGTTCACCGCTGAACTCTACTACCGAGATACAAGAAGAGGAAGTGAGCCGTTAA